The genomic window AGAAGGCGCAGTTGTTATCGACGTAGGCATGAATGCCGCGGGTGAAGCTGAAGAAGGGAAAAAACGTCGTGTGGTAGGAGATGTCGATTTCCATGCTGTCAAAGATAAATGCAGTTGGATCACTCCAGTGCCGGGCGGTGTTGGACCGATGACCATAGCAATGCTTTTGAGTAATACTTTCAAAGCCTATTTAAAGCGAGAAATTGAATGAAGCAAGCTCTAGCCCTATTTTTTTTAGGCCTTCTATGCATTACCCTTTTTTATAGCTGCAGCAGCGAGAATCCAAAACCTAAAGGCCCGCAAGTTTTCACCGGCTTAGCCATGACCATCCCCTATCGTATACTGATTGATATGCCCGCGCGAGAAACTCAATATACACATATCAACAGAGTCATTTCCCGCACATTTGCTGAAGTAGACGAGATCTATAACAAATGGAATCCCCTATCAGAACTATCCATCCTCAATACTATTCCAGCTTATCAAAGAATCCAACTTAGCCCCCAGCTAGAGAAAGTCCTGGTAAAAATCGGCTCGATTGTAGAACTTACAGGAGGAATGTTTGACCCAACAGTGGAAACAGTGGAGCGTTTATGGAAACCCTATCTCATCAATGGGCAAGAACCGTCTCCCGAACTCCTGACATCTACAAAGCAAGCAACAGGATGGCACCACGTTCATATCGATAATGGGTTCTATTATAAAGACAACACTGCAACGGTGATCA from Parachlamydiales bacterium includes these protein-coding regions:
- a CDS encoding FAD:protein FMN transferase — translated: MKQALALFFLGLLCITLFYSCSSENPKPKGPQVFTGLAMTIPYRILIDMPARETQYTHINRVISRTFAEVDEIYNKWNPLSELSILNTIPAYQRIQLSPQLEKVLVKIGSIVELTGGMFDPTVETVERLWKPYLINGQEPSPELLTSTKQATGWHHVHIDNGFYYKDNTATVITLEGITRGLTVDLLAENITKEGYSNIFVEWGGEVRTKGHHPSGRPWNVTLTQDNDSDLGKPVAFISLSNKSIATTGELLPLWTVDNVRYNNIYNPLECKPMRVTEHGIASASVVANSCFLADALSKVALTFTNLDSAQAWADKISAKDHDIAIWLVARSPNLGKKSISFEQGL